In Pochonia chlamydosporia 170 chromosome 3, whole genome shotgun sequence, the following are encoded in one genomic region:
- a CDS encoding heat shock protein 78, mitochondrial precursor (similar to Aspergillus terreus NIH2624 XP_001210406.1), with protein sequence MTSRMDFTDRAQKAVEDAMNLAEQYGHSQLVPVHLAVALLEPPIDLSKDQQNGPQNTTVTLFRQVIERAHGDPQLFDRALKKTLVRLPSQDPPPEQVSLAPSFHAVLRKAMELQKVQKDSYIGVDHLINALADDTSMQAPLKEASIPKPKLVQDAVQAIRGTKRVDSKTADTEQENENLAKFTIDMTAMARDKKIDPVIGREEEIRRVIRILSRRTKNNPVLIGEPGVGKTTVVEGLAQRIVNRDVPDNLKHCKLLSLDVGALVAGSKFRGEFEERMKGVLKEIEDSKEMIVLFVDEIHLLMGAGSSGEGGMDAANLLKPMLARGQLHCIGATTLAEYRKYVEKDAAFERRFQQVIVKEPSITETVSILRGLKERYDRHHRVTILDSALVAAANLAARYLTSRRMPDSAIDLVDEAAAAVRVARESQPEVIDSLERKLRQLMIEIAALEKEKDEASQVRLQQAKKDAKNVEEELEPLRMKYKNEIKRGEEIHQAKVKLDELEKRLEDATNMGDMAKAADLQYGAIPDLQMVIKELEVRKAAADAALNAEDGDPGTSMVTDIVTADHINEIVARWTGIPVTRLRTSEKEKLINMEKVLGKVVVGQREAVQSVANAIRLQRSGLANPNQPPSFLFCGPSGTGKTLLTKALAEFLFDDPKSMIRFDMSEYQERHALSRMIGAPPGYVGHDSGGQLTEALRRKPFSILLFDEVEKAAKEILTVLLQLMDDGRITDGQGRVVDAKNCIVVMTSNLGAEYLTRPGTKEGRVDTPTRELVMSALRNYFLPEFLNRINSVVIFNRLTRKEIRKIVDLRIGEIQKRLEDNGRKVRIDVSDEAKDHLGNAGYSPAYGARPLARLIEKEVLNKLAILILRNNIRDGEIARVELVDDKITVLSNHPDSEMTDDDDMLDDEDDAVDELVGDDMDEDIYD encoded by the coding sequence ATGACTTCCCGAATGGACTTTACAGACCGGGCCCAAAAGGCGGTTGAAGATGCTATGAACCTGGCTGAGCAGTATGGACATTCACAGCTTGTTCCAGTCCATCTTGCAGTCGCACTTTTGGAACCCCCGATCGACCTCTCCAAGGACCAGCAAAATGGCCCTCAAAATACCACAGTCACACTCTTCCGACAAGTCATCGAGAGGGCTCATGGTGACCCTCAACTCTTCGACCGCGCTTTGAAGAAGACATTAGTCCGACTTCCGAGCCAAGATCCCCCGCCAGAGCAAGTCTCTTTAGCGCCTTCCTTTCATGCTGTCTTAAGGAAAGCCATGGAATTGCAGAAGGTCCAAAAGGACTCGTACATTGGCGTGGATCATTTGATCAATGCTCTGGCCGATGACACCTCAATGCAGGCACCATTGAAAGAAGCCAGCATCCCAAAACCCAAATTGGTTCAAGACGCCGTCCAAGCCATCCGAGGCACAAAACGAGTTGACAGCAAGACCGCCGACACTGAACAAGAGAATGAGAATTTGGCAAAATTCACCATCGACATGACTGCCATGGCTAGGGACAAGAAAATCGACCCCGTCATTGGCCGTGAAGAAGAGATTCGTCGCGTCATCAGAATTTTGTCCAGACGCACAAAGAACAATCCGGTGCTCATCGGAGAACCTGGTGTTGGCAAGACTACCGTTGTGGAAGGTCTAGCTCAGCGTATTGTCAACCGAGATGTTCCTGACAACCTGAAACACTGCAAGTTGTTGTCTCTCGATGTTGGTGCGCTTGTTGCCGGCAGCAAGTTCCGTGGTGAATTCGAAGAACGAATGAAGGGAGTCTTGAAGGAGATTGAAGACTCCAAGGAGATGATTGTActttttgttgatgaaatcCACTTGCTCATGGGAGCTGGCTCTTCCGGTGAAGGTGGTATGGACGCCGCCAACTTGCTGAAGCCAATGCTTGCAAGAGGACAACTTCATTGCATTGGTGCCACGACTCTGGCCGAATATCGCAAATACGTCGAGAAGGACGCTGCCTTTGAACGACGATTCCAACAAGTCATTGTCAAGGAACCCTCCATTACGGAGACAGTTTCCATCTTGCGAGGTTTGAAGGAAAGATATGACAGACACCATCGCGTCACTATTCTTGATAGCGCTCTGGTTGCCGCTGCCAACCTCGCGGCCCGATACCTTACTTCCCGGCGGATGCCAGACTCCGCCATCGACCTTGTCGACGAGGCCGCCGCAGCTGTTCGCGTGGCTCGCGAGTCCCAGCCCGAGGTTATCGACTCCCTTGAGCGCAAGCTCAGGCAGTTGATGATTGAAATCGCTGCcttggaaaaggaaaaggacGAAGCATCTCAAGTTCGTCTTCAAcaggccaagaaggatgccaagaATGTTGAAGAGGAGCTCGAGCCCCTCCGAATGAAATACAAGAACGAAATCAAGCGAGGCGAGGAGAtccaccaagccaaggtcAAGCTCGATGAGCTGGAGAAACGTTTGGAGGATGCTACAAATATGGGAGATATGGCAAAGGCTGCTGATCTTCAGTATGGAGCCATTCCTGATCTGCAAATGGTCatcaaggagcttgaagtGCGCAAGGCTGCCGCCGATGCCGCCCTCAATGCCGAAGATGGTGACCCTGGAACATCCATGGTCACGGACATTGTCACTGCCGACCATATCAACGAGATTGTGGCACGCTGGACCGGCATCCCTGTTACTCGCCTTCGCACTTctgagaaggagaagctcatcaacatggagaaGGTGCTCGGAAAGGTCGTTGTTGGTCAAAGGGAGGCAGTCCAATCCGTTGCCAACGCTATTCGTTTGCAGCGATCTGGACTTGCCAACCCGAACCAACCTCCCAGCTTCCTGTTCTGTGGTCCGTCTGGTACTGGTAAAACACTTCTCACCAAGGCCCTTGCCGAGTTTCTCTTTGACGATCCCAAATCAATGATTCGATTTGACATGTCAGAGTACCAAGAGCGACATGCACTCAGCCGTATGATTGGTGCTCCCCCCGGATATGTCGGTCATGACTCTGGTGGTCAACTTACAGAAGCTTTACGAAGAAAGCCCTTCTCCATCCTTCTCTTTGACGAAGTTGAGAAAGCTGCCAAAGAGATTCTTACtgtgcttcttcaactcatGGATGACGGAAGAATCACTGATGGTCAAGGCAGAGTTGTTGACGCCAAGAACTGCATTGTGGTCATGACTTCGAACCTGGGCGCCGAGTATCTCACTCGCCCAGGCACCAAAGAAGGCAGGGTTGACACACCAACCCGCGAACTGGTCATGAGCGCACTGCGCAACTACTTCCTGCCAGAGTTCTTGAACAGAATCAACTCAgtcgtcattttcaacaGACTTACACGCAAGGAGATTCGCAAGATTGTCGATCTCCGCATCGGCGAAATACAGAAGCGTCTGGAGGATAATGGGCGCAAGGTCAGGATTGACGTCTCAGACGAAGCCAAGGATCACCTCGGCAACGCTGGCTACTCACCTGCCTATGGCGCTCGTCCTCTTGCTCGCCTCATCGAGAAGGAAGTTTTGAACAAGCTGGCCATTCTCATTCTCCGCAACAACATTCGCGACGGTGAAATTGCAAGGGTGGAGCTAGTTGACGACAAGATCACCGTTTTGTCGAATCATCCCGATAGCGAGATGACCGACGACGATGATatgttggatgatgaggacgacgccGTTGACGAGCTGGTTGGcgatgacatggatgaggatatTTACGATTAA